From a single Chloroflexota bacterium genomic region:
- a CDS encoding LLM class flavin-dependent oxidoreductase yields the protein MALPDRMKFGIFLGPFHRVGENPTLAIDRDLELIQWLDYLGYDEAWIGEHHSSGWEIISSPEIFMAVAADRTKHIKLGTGVVSLPYHHPFNVANRMVQIDHMSHGRVMFGVGPGALPGDAYMMGIEPTTQREKMDEAFGIVLRLFTETEPITYKSDWFELNEAMLQIRPFQRPHMPIAVASIQSPSGVALAGKYGAAVLTITVPRDPTAGDRGNLSDLWTIAEESAAEHGKTVDRNDWRLVVPVHLAETRQQARDEARMGAGYFLREYTEGTNGRKSDFDGPIEKVVDHMADSGAWIIGTPDDCIEALHRLDDLSGGFGGFMVQTVDWAPRDRMLHSYELLARYVMPHFQGSALATKASQDWAIEHQDALVSGRVRAIDRAKQVYAERNN from the coding sequence ATGGCTCTGCCCGACCGAATGAAGTTCGGCATATTTCTTGGACCGTTCCACCGCGTTGGCGAGAACCCGACGCTCGCCATCGACCGCGACCTCGAACTGATTCAGTGGCTCGACTACCTGGGCTACGACGAGGCGTGGATTGGCGAGCACCACAGCTCCGGCTGGGAGATTATCTCCTCGCCCGAGATTTTCATGGCGGTCGCCGCCGACCGCACCAAGCATATCAAACTCGGCACGGGCGTCGTCAGCCTGCCGTATCATCACCCGTTCAATGTGGCGAACCGCATGGTGCAGATAGACCACATGAGCCACGGGCGCGTGATGTTCGGCGTGGGCCCGGGCGCGCTGCCGGGCGATGCCTATATGATGGGCATCGAACCGACCACGCAGCGTGAGAAGATGGACGAGGCGTTCGGCATCGTGCTGCGTCTGTTCACCGAGACCGAGCCCATCACTTATAAGTCGGACTGGTTCGAGCTTAACGAGGCGATGCTGCAAATCCGCCCGTTCCAGCGGCCGCATATGCCAATCGCGGTGGCGTCCATACAGTCGCCGTCCGGTGTGGCGCTCGCCGGCAAGTATGGCGCTGCGGTGTTGACCATCACTGTGCCGCGCGACCCGACCGCCGGCGACCGCGGCAACCTAAGCGACCTGTGGACTATCGCGGAAGAGTCCGCCGCAGAACACGGCAAGACGGTTGACCGCAACGACTGGCGGCTGGTCGTGCCGGTGCATCTGGCAGAGACGCGGCAGCAGGCGCGCGATGAAGCGCGGATGGGCGCGGGCTACTTCCTCCGCGAGTACACCGAAGGCACGAACGGGCGCAAGTCAGATTTCGACGGGCCCATCGAAAAGGTCGTGGACCACATGGCGGATTCGGGCGCGTGGATTATCGGCACGCCGGACGACTGCATCGAGGCGCTTCACAGGCTGGACGACCTCAGCGGCGGATTCGGCGGCTTTATGGTGCAGACGGTGGACTGGGCGCCGCGCGACCGCATGCTGCATAGCTACGAACTGCTCGCACGCTATGTGATGCCGCACTTCCAGGGCAGCGCGCTGGCGACGAAGGCATCGCAGGACTGGGCGATAGAACACCAAGACGCGCTGGTGAGCGGCAGAGTCCGCGCCATCGACCGCGCCAAGCAAGTCTATGCCGAGCGCAACAACTAG
- a CDS encoding HAD family hydrolase — MTTLPILISFDIDGTLEVGEPQGSITMDFVRAVSHRGCIVGSCSDRPISFQKRLWSQHDIAVDFTALKQNLDEVKSRFAAAAYIHIGDTEVDEYFAIQSGFRFIEVDTMEWREWSARVLQMESDR; from the coding sequence TTGACTACATTGCCGATACTGATTAGCTTCGACATCGACGGCACGCTCGAAGTGGGCGAGCCGCAGGGCAGCATCACCATGGACTTCGTGCGCGCCGTCAGTCACAGGGGCTGCATCGTCGGCAGCTGTTCCGATCGTCCGATAAGCTTCCAAAAGCGGCTGTGGAGTCAACACGACATCGCCGTCGATTTCACCGCGCTGAAGCAGAATCTCGACGAAGTAAAGTCGCGCTTCGCCGCCGCCGCCTACATCCACATCGGCGACACCGAAGTGGACGAATACTTCGCAATTCAGTCCGGCTTCCGCTTCATCGAAGTCGATACAATGGAATGGCGCGAGTGGAGCGCTCGGGTGCTTCAAATGGAATCGGATCGGTAA
- a CDS encoding ribonuclease PH: MTRLDGRANDELRCTTITCGAQAFAEGSVLIETGLTRVLCAVSVEEKVPRFLRGSGQGWVTAEYAMLPRATLTRTPRERTPRGRTQEIQRLIGRSLRAAVDLERLGERTFTVDCDVLQADAGTRTAAITGGYVALYLALDALVQENQLPDLPILSPVAATSVGIIDGAACLDLCYEEDSSADADFNIVMTGAGEFVEVQGTAEGMPYSRDALDEVLSVAEQGIGELMAIQRTAIAAAVGA; this comes from the coding sequence ATGACAAGACTCGACGGCCGCGCCAACGACGAACTGCGGTGCACTACGATTACATGCGGCGCGCAGGCGTTCGCAGAGGGCAGCGTGCTGATTGAGACGGGGCTGACGCGCGTCCTGTGCGCGGTGAGCGTGGAGGAGAAAGTTCCGCGATTTTTGCGTGGCTCCGGGCAGGGCTGGGTTACGGCGGAGTATGCGATGCTGCCACGCGCTACACTGACTCGCACTCCACGAGAGCGCACTCCGCGCGGACGCACGCAGGAGATTCAGCGGCTGATTGGGCGCTCGCTTCGAGCCGCCGTTGACTTAGAACGGCTGGGAGAGCGCACCTTTACGGTGGACTGCGATGTGCTGCAGGCAGACGCCGGCACGCGCACGGCAGCTATCACCGGCGGCTATGTCGCGCTGTATCTGGCGTTAGACGCGCTTGTTCAGGAAAACCAGCTGCCTGATTTGCCGATACTATCTCCGGTCGCAGCAACGAGCGTGGGCATCATCGACGGTGCGGCTTGTCTCGACTTGTGCTACGAAGAAGATTCGTCGGCGGATGCGGATTTCAACATCGTGATGACCGGCGCAGGCGAGTTCGTTGAGGTGCAGGGGACGGCGGAGGGCATGCCGTATTCTAGGGACGCTCTTGACGAAGTGCTATCCGTTGCCGAACAGGGGATTGGTGAGTTGATGGCGATACAGAGGACGGCGATTGCGGCGGCAGTTGGGGCGTAG
- a CDS encoding tetratricopeptide repeat protein — protein sequence MQTLAEKNKEKVRRDRAKKAVALAMHSNWDDAAKMNSAILRDFPKDLEAQNRLGKALSELGRNREAREAFQRALEISPHNSIARKNLDRLMRLGDQDVLPQSRDSVEAAPKVFIEESGKATTTSLVRLAPSNNLLKLAPGHRVSLEIENGRARVLNAAGEYVGSVEPRLAARLLRLVRGGNQYEAAVTSAGTSELTIMIRETFKHPSQAGIVSFPSRAGSNYRVYMPGSMLAYDEDASEVGSLGRRMIKDWSDDDTEPGDDEAFAPVIHRIINSSDDDDDEILEDEDY from the coding sequence ATGCAAACACTGGCTGAAAAGAACAAGGAAAAAGTGCGGCGCGACCGCGCGAAGAAGGCTGTCGCGCTGGCGATGCACAGCAACTGGGACGATGCCGCCAAGATGAACAGCGCCATCCTCAGGGACTTTCCCAAAGACCTTGAGGCGCAAAACCGGCTGGGCAAGGCGCTCAGCGAACTCGGGCGCAACCGCGAGGCACGCGAGGCATTTCAGCGCGCGCTGGAAATATCGCCGCACAACAGCATCGCCCGCAAGAACCTCGACCGGTTGATGAGGCTAGGCGACCAGGATGTATTGCCTCAATCTCGGGACAGCGTAGAAGCAGCACCAAAGGTGTTCATCGAAGAGAGCGGCAAGGCGACTACGACGTCACTTGTCAGGCTCGCGCCGTCCAACAATCTGCTGAAACTCGCCCCGGGACACCGCGTCAGCTTGGAGATAGAAAACGGGCGGGCAAGAGTGCTGAACGCCGCCGGCGAATATGTCGGCAGCGTGGAGCCGAGGCTCGCCGCGCGCTTGCTGCGTCTAGTGCGCGGCGGCAACCAGTACGAGGCAGCAGTCACAAGCGCAGGCACAAGCGAACTGACCATCATGATTCGAGAGACTTTCAAGCACCCGTCGCAGGCGGGCATCGTGTCGTTCCCGTCGCGCGCCGGCTCGAACTACCGCGTCTATATGCCTGGCAGCATGCTGGCATACGACGAAGACGCCTCGGAAGTCGGTTCACTGGGGCGCCGTATGATCAAAGACTGGTCCGACGACGACACTGAGCCGGGCGATGACGAAGCGTTCGCGCCAGTCATCCACCGCATCATCAACTCCAGCGACGATGACGACGACGAAATCTTAGAAGACGAGGATTATTAG
- a CDS encoding glycosyltransferase: MPHPHLSVIIPAYNEAGRIVATLDAVSQYLQQQAYTAEVITVDDGSDDSTAEVVEHWSAEQEDFRLKRIEHGGKGAAVRQGMLTASGEYRFMCDADLAMPISHLADFLQHMESGYDIVIGSRQIAGANRYGESLFRHMLGRTYNKMVQVIAVRGIDDTQCGFKCFSAAAAETLFPLQHVKGWGFDVELLFLARRLGMRVLEIPIEWRHDADSRLNPASAGLNMLRDVLAVRWNSLRGKYSQEYAYSSDADAEAALSASASTTTNISGDDGADSHDGGLAELATAASTIRIAPDDDAPRGYPAIVVPTFNEAENLPLLAERLFALRVPDLRLVVVDDNSPDGTAEVARRLNEQYDNRIDLIERQSKDGLGTAYKVGFRHAIEQGAGYVLQMDADLSHAPEYIPDFLKTLRQSDVVVGSRYTQGGGVDKDWRFRRHLLSSLANYGIRAVVGLKVKDATTGFKAFRADALNALDFDEFRCKGFGFQAEVAYACQHGNYRVVEHPITFYDRAHGKSKLSMGIIIEALWRLFLLRWRRKT; encoded by the coding sequence ATGCCTCACCCCCACCTTTCGGTAATCATTCCTGCCTACAACGAGGCGGGGCGGATAGTCGCCACGCTGGACGCCGTTTCGCAGTATCTCCAACAGCAGGCGTACACAGCGGAGGTCATCACCGTTGACGACGGTAGTGACGACTCGACCGCCGAAGTCGTGGAACATTGGTCTGCTGAGCAAGAAGACTTCAGGCTGAAACGCATCGAACACGGCGGCAAAGGCGCGGCTGTGCGGCAGGGCATGCTCACGGCGAGCGGCGAATACCGCTTCATGTGCGACGCAGACCTCGCCATGCCGATAAGCCACCTTGCCGACTTTTTGCAACACATGGAATCCGGATACGACATCGTCATCGGCTCTCGGCAGATTGCGGGCGCGAACCGCTACGGGGAATCGCTGTTTCGGCACATGCTGGGGCGCACGTACAACAAGATGGTGCAGGTCATCGCGGTGCGCGGCATCGACGATACGCAGTGCGGGTTCAAATGCTTCAGCGCGGCGGCGGCAGAAACACTGTTCCCGTTGCAGCACGTCAAAGGCTGGGGCTTCGATGTCGAGTTGCTATTCCTCGCGCGGCGTCTAGGCATGCGCGTGCTGGAAATCCCGATAGAGTGGCGGCACGACGCCGACAGCAGGCTCAACCCCGCGTCCGCCGGACTCAACATGCTGCGAGATGTGCTTGCCGTGCGCTGGAACAGCCTACGCGGTAAGTACTCGCAGGAATATGCTTATTCGTCTGATGCTGATGCTGAAGCTGCCCTGTCAGCATCAGCATCGACAACAACGAACATTAGCGGCGATGATGGCGCAGATTCGCACGATGGTGGCCTGGCGGAATTAGCAACGGCGGCGTCAACAATTCGCATTGCGCCGGACGATGACGCACCGCGCGGCTACCCGGCTATCGTCGTGCCGACATTCAACGAAGCGGAAAATCTGCCGCTACTTGCGGAACGCCTATTCGCACTTCGCGTGCCAGACTTGCGGCTGGTCGTCGTGGACGACAATTCGCCCGATGGCACAGCCGAAGTAGCGCGAAGGCTGAACGAACAGTACGACAATCGCATCGACCTTATCGAGCGGCAGTCGAAAGACGGGCTGGGTACGGCATACAAAGTCGGTTTTCGGCACGCGATAGAGCAAGGCGCGGGCTACGTGTTGCAGATGGACGCCGACCTGTCGCACGCGCCGGAGTACATACCGGACTTCCTCAAGACGCTGCGGCAATCGGATGTGGTGGTCGGCTCGCGCTACACGCAAGGTGGCGGCGTTGACAAGGATTGGCGCTTTCGCAGGCACTTACTCAGTTCGCTCGCGAATTACGGCATCCGAGCCGTCGTCGGCCTGAAGGTCAAGGACGCCACGACGGGCTTCAAGGCGTTCAGAGCGGACGCCTTGAACGCGCTAGACTTCGATGAGTTCCGCTGCAAAGGGTTTGGATTTCAGGCGGAAGTGGCGTATGCCTGTCAGCACGGAAACTACCGCGTCGTCGAGCATCCCATAACATTCTACGACCGCGCTCACGGCAAGTCCAAGCTATCGATGGGAATAATCATTGAGGCGCTGTGGCGGCTTTTCCTTCTGAGATGGCGAAGGAAAACGTGA
- a CDS encoding aspartate kinase, with translation MLIVQKYGGSSLADADKIRNVAGRIARSRDAGNSVIAVVSAMGDTTDDLIDLANEISNRPDAREMDVLLSTGELVSCTLMAMALRSMGYASVSLSGAQAGIRTDSSYGRARIAGVSPERIIGEVDAGNIVIVAGFQGITEDLDITTLGRGGSDTTAVAIAAGVEADRCEVYTDVDGIYTADPRLVPTARKLDEVGFEEMLELASYGAKMNPRSIEMGMHYNVPILVASSFTDAAGTLIHGDIHGDSEMNSNVGEIRNRVRGIATDTNVAKITVLGVIDRPGIAASLFEPLAEADISVDVIVQNASVDGTTDMTFTVTRTDLDRALDVVEPVIRELGSRGTISDDTLAKLSIVGSGMQDAPGYASQMFRALAGKGINIDAITTSEIRITCLISESQVAEAACALHDAFHLDLPRE, from the coding sequence ATGCTAATCGTACAAAAATACGGCGGAAGCTCGCTTGCGGACGCCGACAAGATTCGCAATGTCGCCGGGCGCATCGCGCGCAGCAGGGACGCGGGCAACAGCGTCATCGCCGTCGTGTCCGCTATGGGCGACACCACTGACGATCTCATCGACTTGGCGAACGAAATCTCGAACCGACCGGACGCGCGCGAAATGGACGTGCTGCTCTCCACCGGCGAACTAGTGTCCTGCACACTGATGGCGATGGCGCTGCGCTCGATGGGCTACGCGTCCGTCAGCCTTAGCGGTGCACAAGCGGGTATTCGCACCGATTCCAGCTACGGCAGGGCGCGCATCGCGGGCGTGTCGCCGGAGCGCATTATCGGAGAAGTGGATGCAGGCAACATCGTCATTGTCGCGGGCTTTCAGGGCATCACCGAAGACTTGGACATCACCACGCTCGGTCGCGGCGGCTCTGACACGACAGCAGTGGCAATCGCTGCGGGCGTCGAAGCGGATCGCTGCGAGGTCTATACCGATGTGGACGGCATCTACACGGCGGACCCGCGTCTAGTGCCGACCGCGAGAAAGTTGGACGAAGTGGGCTTCGAGGAAATGCTCGAGCTTGCAAGCTACGGCGCGAAGATGAATCCGCGCTCTATCGAAATGGGAATGCACTACAATGTGCCGATACTCGTGGCATCCAGTTTCACGGACGCGGCGGGCACGCTTATTCACGGGGACATCCACGGAGACAGCGAGATGAACAGCAATGTGGGCGAAATACGGAATCGCGTGAGGGGAATCGCGACGGACACGAATGTGGCGAAGATAACGGTGCTCGGCGTCATCGACAGGCCCGGCATCGCGGCGAGCCTGTTCGAGCCGCTCGCCGAAGCCGACATCAGCGTGGATGTCATCGTGCAGAACGCGAGCGTTGATGGCACAACCGATATGACATTCACCGTTACGCGCACCGACCTCGACCGCGCACTCGATGTTGTCGAACCTGTCATCCGTGAACTCGGCAGCAGAGGCACCATCAGCGACGACACACTCGCCAAGCTGAGCATCGTCGGCTCCGGTATGCAGGACGCGCCGGGCTATGCATCACAGATGTTCCGCGCTCTCGCGGGCAAGGGCATCAACATAGACGCGATTACGACATCCGAGATTCGCATCACCTGCCTAATATCCGAATCGCAGGTTGCCGAAGCCGCCTGCGCGCTGCACGACGCCTTCCATTTGGACCTGCCGCGAGAATAG
- a CDS encoding Uma2 family endonuclease: MWWRTDITLHVKLETKAKLTYEDYANLPGDDRYELIDGELILVPSPSEFHQAILMNLIHLLQSVRQSGLERLYCAPFDVIFTDHDVAQPNLLFIAADRADIITAANVRGAPDLVVEILSPSTSRLDRTRKRELYERHGVKEMWLVDPRERKLAVLLLRDGKLEDAGEYGTGQALVSETLGNLTIDLDDVFQGKLARG; encoded by the coding sequence ATGTGGTGGAGGACTGACATTACACTGCACGTCAAGCTGGAGACAAAGGCGAAACTCACATACGAAGACTACGCGAACTTGCCGGGAGACGATCGCTACGAGCTGATTGACGGGGAGCTGATTTTGGTTCCGTCACCAAGCGAGTTTCACCAGGCCATCCTGATGAACTTGATACATCTGTTGCAATCTGTGCGCCAATCTGGCTTGGAACGACTCTACTGCGCGCCGTTTGATGTTATCTTTACGGACCATGATGTAGCGCAGCCTAACCTGCTATTTATCGCAGCAGATCGCGCTGACATAATCACGGCGGCGAATGTTCGGGGCGCCCCGGACTTGGTGGTGGAAATTCTGTCGCCGTCCACATCAAGGCTTGACAGAACGCGAAAGCGCGAACTATACGAACGGCACGGCGTCAAAGAGATGTGGCTTGTCGATCCGCGGGAGCGCAAACTCGCAGTTCTACTGCTGCGCGATGGCAAACTCGAAGACGCAGGCGAGTACGGCACTGGCCAGGCCCTCGTATCTGAGACGCTGGGGAATCTGACCATCGACTTGGACGATGTATTTCAGGGGAAGTTGGCGAGGGGCTAA
- a CDS encoding homoserine kinase, whose product MTTTVKVRVPATTANMGPGFDCLGMSLDIWNTIVVERDSSVSGGEVVSISGEGRDSLPTDAGNLVYQSFKRIYDGLGIPALAVRLTCENEIPLGRGLGSSAAAVAGGLLAGSELSGAKLSSKRILELAAEIEGHPDNSAAAILGGCRIVVSDGDGYLTEPVNVPDELKTILFVPDVPMATDEARGVLPPTISRQDAVFNIGRTALLVNALASGNLNHLETATEDMLHQPARQKLFFPMKNIFRAAMSAGALGVFLSGAGSSVLALARDREYTIGYEMADAAMKSGVDGAIKVTKPTLLGAHVVED is encoded by the coding sequence ATGACAACGACAGTTAAAGTAAGAGTGCCGGCTACGACCGCGAACATGGGCCCCGGCTTCGACTGTTTGGGGATGTCGCTGGACATCTGGAACACCATCGTCGTGGAACGGGACAGTTCGGTGTCCGGCGGCGAGGTTGTCTCCATCAGCGGCGAGGGGAGGGACAGCCTACCCACCGACGCCGGAAATCTCGTGTACCAGAGTTTCAAGCGCATCTACGACGGGCTAGGCATTCCCGCGCTGGCGGTGCGCCTTACCTGCGAGAACGAGATACCGCTCGGGCGCGGGCTTGGCAGCAGCGCGGCGGCGGTCGCCGGTGGCTTGCTTGCGGGCAGCGAGCTGAGCGGCGCCAAGCTGTCGTCCAAGCGCATACTGGAACTCGCCGCCGAAATAGAAGGACATCCGGACAACTCCGCGGCGGCGATACTTGGCGGCTGCCGCATAGTCGTGAGCGATGGCGACGGCTACTTGACCGAACCCGTGAATGTTCCGGACGAACTGAAGACGATCCTGTTCGTGCCCGATGTGCCGATGGCGACCGACGAAGCGCGAGGCGTGCTGCCGCCCACGATTAGCAGGCAAGACGCCGTGTTCAACATAGGCAGAACCGCGCTGCTGGTTAACGCCTTGGCGAGCGGCAATCTCAATCATCTCGAAACCGCGACCGAAGACATGCTGCACCAGCCCGCGCGTCAGAAATTGTTCTTCCCGATGAAGAACATATTCCGCGCCGCGATGTCGGCAGGTGCGCTTGGAGTCTTCCTGTCAGGCGCGGGGTCGAGCGTGCTGGCGTTGGCGCGAGATCGAGAGTACACCATCGGATACGAAATGGCAGACGCCGCGATGAAGTCCGGCGTCGACGGCGCAATAAAGGTAACCAAGCCGACCCTACTGGGGGCGCATGTGGTGGAGGACTGA
- the mutS gene encoding DNA mismatch repair protein MutS: MTTPVRRQYLGVKREHQDEILLFRMGDFYETFDDDARLLSRELEIALTSREFGKGQRVPLAGIPYHSLEASLARLIKKGHKVAICEQVSDPATSKGIVDREVVRVVTPGTIIEDALLERNANNYLAALLVEGDSVGLSWVDITTSEFATAQFDLAQLPVELSRLTPSELLVPEDSLPEDGEDMPDYGDVMLTPLLQDAFHADWGRETLLRHFGVASLESFGCENKPLAARAAGAVIDYLQQTQRGAIGQITTLYTHSTADYMILDAQTRHNLELYEGGRWGAVNASLLSVLDATKTSMGGRLLRRWLGQPLLDVERLLRRQDAVEWFHRSALRRERIVMLLESVSDMERLVNRVRGHNATPRDLVSLANSLDAAPKIKDLLREDDDADKVEWLAERIADNGEVVELVRQAIGDDPPISVGDGNVIRQGFSPELDEVRGTSRNAQDYIARLEHKERERTGIKSLKVGYNRVFGYYIEISNANLEQAPDDYVRRQTLVGGERFITPEMKEYESLILNAQDRIGEMESALFRQVCQQVAGYAEPILRTARAIANIDAFASLAEVASLHGYVRPVLDDGAAIVVKQGRHPVVERMLPPGDFVANDTALASDGEQLIILTGPNMAGKSTYIRQVAVITLMAQIGSFVPAESARIGVCDRIFTRVGLQDDLAMGQSTFMVEMVETAAILNHATPRSLIVLDEIGRGTSTYDGLAIARAVAEHIHNNPRLGCKTLFATHYHELTQLADTLPRAFNYNVVVSEDKGQVVFLRNIAPGGADRSYGVHVARLAGMPSGVVSRAWKVLAELENSSKAKGAASRRKGGVQAQQMPLLTFASPVVDELLAIDVASLTPLDAINRLYELQERAREDQ, encoded by the coding sequence ATGACCACACCCGTACGGCGGCAGTACTTGGGAGTCAAGCGGGAGCATCAGGACGAAATCCTGCTGTTCCGCATGGGCGACTTCTACGAAACATTCGATGACGACGCGCGGCTGCTCTCGCGCGAGCTGGAGATTGCGCTGACTTCGCGCGAGTTCGGCAAAGGGCAGCGCGTGCCGCTCGCCGGCATCCCGTATCACTCCCTAGAAGCAAGTCTGGCGCGGCTCATCAAGAAGGGGCATAAGGTCGCGATATGTGAGCAGGTCAGCGATCCGGCGACTTCAAAGGGCATCGTTGACCGCGAGGTCGTGCGCGTGGTGACGCCCGGTACCATCATCGAGGACGCACTTCTGGAGCGCAATGCGAACAATTATCTCGCCGCGCTGCTGGTCGAAGGCGACAGCGTAGGGCTATCGTGGGTTGACATCACCACCAGCGAATTCGCCACCGCGCAGTTCGATCTGGCGCAGCTCCCGGTCGAATTATCGCGGCTTACCCCATCCGAGTTGCTTGTGCCGGAAGACAGTCTCCCGGAAGACGGCGAAGATATGCCTGACTACGGCGATGTAATGCTTACGCCGCTCCTGCAGGACGCATTCCACGCAGACTGGGGGCGCGAGACGCTGCTGCGCCACTTCGGCGTCGCTTCGCTGGAGAGCTTCGGCTGCGAGAACAAGCCACTCGCGGCAAGGGCGGCAGGCGCGGTCATCGACTATCTGCAGCAGACTCAGCGCGGCGCCATCGGGCAGATTACCACGCTGTACACGCACTCCACCGCCGACTATATGATTCTGGACGCGCAGACTCGCCACAACTTAGAACTGTACGAAGGCGGACGTTGGGGCGCGGTGAACGCCTCACTGCTGTCCGTGCTGGACGCCACCAAGACATCGATGGGCGGACGGCTATTGCGCCGCTGGCTTGGGCAGCCTTTGCTCGATGTCGAACGACTCTTGCGGCGGCAGGACGCCGTGGAATGGTTCCATCGCAGCGCACTGCGGCGAGAGCGCATCGTGATGCTGCTCGAATCCGTGTCCGACATGGAACGACTCGTGAACAGGGTCCGTGGACACAACGCCACGCCGCGCGACCTCGTCAGCCTTGCCAACAGCCTGGACGCCGCGCCGAAAATCAAAGACTTGCTGCGCGAAGACGACGATGCGGACAAGGTGGAATGGCTCGCAGAGCGCATCGCGGATAACGGCGAGGTCGTTGAGCTAGTCAGGCAGGCGATCGGCGACGACCCGCCGATAAGCGTCGGCGACGGGAATGTGATTCGGCAAGGCTTCTCACCCGAACTCGATGAAGTGCGCGGCACATCTCGCAACGCGCAAGACTACATCGCGCGGCTGGAGCACAAAGAACGCGAGCGCACCGGCATCAAGTCGCTGAAGGTCGGATACAACCGCGTGTTCGGCTACTACATCGAAATTAGCAATGCCAACCTCGAGCAGGCGCCCGACGACTATGTGCGCCGGCAGACGCTCGTGGGCGGCGAGCGCTTCATCACACCCGAAATGAAGGAGTACGAGTCGCTCATCCTAAACGCGCAAGACCGCATCGGCGAGATGGAATCCGCGCTCTTCCGGCAGGTCTGCCAGCAGGTCGCGGGCTACGCCGAACCGATACTGCGCACTGCCCGAGCCATCGCCAACATTGACGCGTTCGCATCGCTCGCGGAAGTGGCGTCGCTGCATGGCTATGTGCGCCCGGTCCTCGACGACGGTGCTGCGATTGTCGTCAAGCAAGGGCGGCATCCCGTCGTTGAACGCATGCTGCCGCCCGGCGATTTCGTCGCCAACGACACCGCTCTGGCAAGCGACGGCGAGCAGCTCATCATACTGACGGGCCCCAACATGGCGGGCAAATCGACCTACATCCGGCAAGTCGCCGTCATCACACTTATGGCACAGATTGGCAGCTTCGTGCCTGCGGAATCAGCGCGCATCGGCGTGTGTGACCGGATATTCACTCGCGTGGGATTACAGGACGACCTCGCGATGGGGCAGTCCACATTCATGGTCGAGATGGTCGAAACAGCGGCGATTCTTAACCACGCTACGCCCCGTTCGCTAATCGTGCTGGACGAAATCGGGCGCGGCACAAGCACATACGACGGACTCGCAATCGCGCGCGCCGTCGCGGAGCATATCCACAACAACCCTAGGCTGGGATGCAAAACCCTATTCGCTACACACTACCACGAACTGACGCAGCTCGCCGATACGCTGCCACGCGCGTTCAATTACAACGTGGTTGTGAGCGAGGACAAGGGGCAGGTCGTGTTCCTGCGCAACATCGCGCCGGGCGGCGCAGACCGCAGCTACGGCGTGCATGTGGCGCGTCTCGCCGGAATGCCGTCGGGTGTGGTGAGCCGTGCGTGGAAAGTGCTCGCGGAATTAGAGAACAGCAGCAAGGCAAAAGGCGCGGCATCGCGACGCAAGGGCGGCGTCCAAGCACAGCAGATGCCTCTGCTCACATTCGCGTCGCCCGTCGTCGATGAGCTGCTTGCCATCGATGTCGCATCCCTGACGCCGCTCGATGCCATCAACCGTCTGTATGAATTACAGGAACGCGCAAGGGAAGATCAATAG